In Bradyrhizobium guangxiense, the following are encoded in one genomic region:
- a CDS encoding (2Fe-2S)-binding protein produces MNHSISLTVNGARRDFVLDDPRVTLLDLLRERLHLTGTKKGCDRGQCGACTILVDGKRINSCLALAISHDGADILTIEGVARGDQLHPVQAAFIAHDGFQCGFCTPGQVMSAIGMMREGQAGSDPERIRECMSGNLCRCGAYAGIVDAVLDAQGRADETNQRRSA; encoded by the coding sequence ATGAACCACTCGATCAGCCTCACCGTGAACGGTGCGCGGCGCGACTTCGTCCTCGACGATCCGCGCGTCACGCTGCTCGATCTCCTGCGTGAGCGCCTCCATCTCACCGGAACCAAGAAGGGATGCGATCGCGGCCAGTGCGGCGCCTGCACCATCCTGGTCGACGGCAAGCGCATCAATTCCTGTCTCGCGCTCGCCATCAGCCATGACGGCGCCGACATCCTCACCATCGAGGGCGTAGCACGCGGTGATCAGCTGCACCCGGTGCAGGCCGCCTTCATCGCTCATGACGGCTTTCAGTGCGGCTTCTGCACACCCGGTCAGGTCATGAGCGCGATCGGCATGATGCGCGAGGGCCAGGCCGGCAGCGATCCCGAACGCATCCGTGAATGCATGAGCGGCAATCTGTGCCGCTGCGGCGCCTATGCCGGCATCGTCGATGCCGTGCTCGACGCACAAGGCCGCGCCGACGAAACCAACCAGAGGCGCTCCGCATGA